In the genome of Leptospira inadai serovar Lyme str. 10, one region contains:
- a CDS encoding site-2 protease family protein codes for MERPKYGLHLFLFLLTFLTLTFQEETLNLPFLGWDRIRSTLLERYLYSLPVLGILLCHEMGHYIAARYYGIKATLPFFIPMPISPVGTMGAVIKIKEPIRDKKQLFDIGIWGPAMSLFLSIPCYFIGLKYSHLVPISELTEALGSNPGAFQVRFGESLFVSWANQFVLGPFDSNLYEVEIHPLAFAGWVGLLVTAINLLPFGQLDGGHVIYAIFGEGYRKWIYYLFSAFLALALWNYAWILWGLLIYYFIRVEHPYVSDPIFPLDWIRKVCGAAILLSLILIFTPSPMEIVTAAGPQSNLGEDIWNGIRNLFGK; via the coding sequence TTGGAAAGACCAAAATATGGACTTCATTTATTCCTCTTCCTACTTACGTTTTTGACTCTTACATTTCAAGAAGAGACCTTAAATCTTCCGTTTTTAGGATGGGATCGGATTCGCTCCACACTTCTGGAACGATACTTATATTCTTTACCCGTTCTAGGTATTCTTCTCTGTCACGAGATGGGTCATTATATAGCGGCTAGGTATTACGGAATCAAAGCGACTCTGCCTTTTTTTATTCCCATGCCTATTTCTCCGGTCGGAACAATGGGAGCGGTTATTAAGATTAAGGAACCGATTCGAGATAAAAAACAGCTCTTCGATATCGGAATTTGGGGACCGGCCATGAGTCTTTTCCTCTCGATTCCTTGTTATTTTATCGGACTTAAATATTCTCATTTGGTGCCGATCAGTGAACTTACGGAGGCTTTGGGATCGAATCCGGGGGCTTTCCAAGTTCGCTTCGGCGAGAGCCTTTTCGTGAGTTGGGCTAATCAATTCGTACTCGGGCCTTTCGATTCCAATTTGTACGAGGTGGAAATTCATCCGTTAGCTTTCGCAGGTTGGGTAGGGTTGTTAGTAACGGCGATCAATTTGTTACCCTTCGGTCAGCTCGACGGCGGTCATGTGATTTACGCGATTTTTGGAGAGGGATATCGTAAATGGATCTATTATTTATTTTCCGCGTTCCTCGCTCTTGCGCTTTGGAATTACGCGTGGATCTTATGGGGATTGCTCATCTACTATTTCATTAGGGTAGAGCATCCGTACGTTTCCGATCCGATATTTCCTTTGGATTGGATCCGAAAGGTTTGCGGAGCGGCGATTTTGCTTTCTTTGATTTTAATTTTTACTCCCTCACCTATGGAGATCGTAACCGCTGCCGGCCCCCAATCAAATCTGGGAGAGGATATATGGAACGGAATTCGAAATCTTTTTGGAAAATAA
- a CDS encoding MATE family efflux transporter: MKQKFFRLTFFNILANLSVPLVGLADIAVLGQLNTHTFMAGVALANIVFDYLFWSFAFLRMGTTGLTAQAYGAGDESKSDLILSRSLILGLGIGITILLFNRPIQDFGFFFLEGEVDVKLAGSSYFQARIASAPATLCNFALMGWLLGRSQSKIVLFVTVVANVTNILLNIWFVLYMQWEAWGTGIATTISQYLMLSLFLIFYFVERKHLPGFSENEEKVFSASGFKSLLSLNTDILLRTVMLITAFSIFRNFSSSFGSIVLAGNAILHELILVAAYWIDGAAVATETLAGEAKGKNDKKELISLLKLALLSALGLAGLFSYFMIQCPNWIFPWISKSSEVIKVAETYRFWLAPVLIIGSIAFVFDGFFLGLSDGRTLRNAMIISTLIFFLPIALIGKAEASNHLLWLSLSFYMIGRSTTLGWKIYRMTEATSFARDPTP; encoded by the coding sequence TTGAAACAAAAATTCTTTCGCCTTACCTTCTTTAATATACTTGCGAATCTATCCGTTCCGCTGGTGGGGTTAGCCGATATTGCCGTATTAGGCCAATTGAACACTCATACGTTTATGGCCGGAGTCGCTTTAGCAAATATCGTTTTTGATTATCTATTTTGGAGTTTCGCTTTTTTAAGAATGGGAACGACCGGTTTGACAGCCCAGGCCTATGGGGCCGGCGATGAATCCAAATCGGATCTAATTCTTTCACGCTCCTTGATACTCGGACTCGGCATAGGAATAACGATTTTATTATTCAATCGTCCGATTCAAGATTTCGGATTCTTTTTTCTGGAAGGTGAAGTCGATGTAAAACTTGCCGGATCGAGCTACTTCCAAGCGAGAATCGCTAGCGCCCCCGCAACATTATGCAATTTTGCATTGATGGGCTGGTTACTAGGAAGATCTCAAAGTAAGATCGTTCTATTCGTTACCGTAGTGGCGAACGTAACAAACATTTTATTAAATATTTGGTTTGTATTGTATATGCAATGGGAAGCTTGGGGGACGGGAATTGCGACCACGATTAGTCAGTATTTAATGTTGTCCCTTTTTCTCATTTTCTACTTCGTCGAACGGAAGCATCTTCCCGGATTTTCTGAGAACGAGGAAAAGGTGTTCTCCGCGTCCGGTTTTAAATCTCTGCTTTCCTTAAATACGGATATTTTGTTGAGAACAGTGATGCTAATCACCGCATTCAGTATTTTTCGTAATTTCAGTTCTTCCTTCGGATCCATTGTATTAGCAGGAAACGCGATCCTGCACGAGCTTATTCTAGTTGCGGCTTACTGGATAGATGGGGCCGCCGTTGCAACGGAGACTTTGGCCGGTGAAGCAAAAGGTAAAAACGATAAGAAGGAGCTCATTTCACTTCTGAAGCTTGCTTTACTATCCGCCTTAGGACTCGCCGGTCTCTTTTCCTACTTCATGATTCAATGCCCTAATTGGATTTTTCCCTGGATCTCAAAAAGCTCTGAAGTGATAAAGGTCGCCGAAACTTACAGATTCTGGTTGGCCCCGGTTTTAATCATCGGATCGATCGCTTTCGTCTTTGATGGGTTCTTTTTAGGATTATCCGATGGACGAACCCTGCGGAACGCTATGATCATTAGCACTCTAATTTTTTTTCTACCGATCGCCCTTATCGGAAAAGCCGAAGCAAGCAATCATTTACTATGGCTATCCTTAAGTTTTTATATGATCGGAAGATCTACGACTCTTGGATGGAAAATCTATAGGATGACCGAAGCGACTAGTTTTGCCCGAGATCCGACCCCTTAG
- a CDS encoding dicarboxylate/amino acid:cation symporter, with protein MSTFNGIKRLNSGLILLIKGKLWLRVLIGLFSGTAVGLCLSPEYKFLDISTSSILASWLGLPGQLFLILLQMIMIPLVFSSILLGVNAGESLENLRKFGSRVFAYFVLTTVIAVVLGITIASIVKPGKYVDSAGIPKMSVVSKIPLRSEPPSLEKVPELLLSVLPKNPFQTLFTGDMLGVVLLGILVGVALLSLGEETARPVLGLIQAVFKTSMVFVDWAMMLAPFAVFGLIAQITAKIGFNVLVSLGVYFLSVLGGLIAVLLLYSVILILLARKNPIWFFKNAGELQLLAFSTSSSAAVLPFTLKTGIEKMGVSNRIAEFIIPLGATINMDGTALYQATATVFLAQVYGIDLTLAQLGFIIIATVIASIGTPSTPGLGIVILASILTGVGIPTEGIGIILGVDRLLDMCRTTVNVTGDLVACNVFQKWQKPIRSNSF; from the coding sequence ATGTCCACATTTAACGGAATCAAGCGCTTAAATTCAGGCTTAATCTTACTCATTAAGGGTAAACTCTGGTTAAGAGTACTAATCGGCTTATTTTCCGGAACGGCTGTCGGGCTCTGCCTAAGCCCGGAATACAAATTTTTAGACATATCCACTAGTTCCATTCTTGCGAGTTGGTTGGGTTTACCGGGACAACTGTTTTTAATTCTCTTACAGATGATAATGATCCCTCTCGTATTCTCTTCCATCCTCCTAGGCGTAAATGCAGGCGAGAGTCTGGAAAATCTAAGGAAATTCGGATCCCGAGTTTTCGCATATTTTGTCCTTACCACTGTTATAGCCGTCGTGCTAGGAATCACGATCGCGAGTATCGTAAAACCCGGCAAATATGTTGATTCTGCAGGCATCCCGAAAATGAGCGTAGTCTCCAAAATACCGCTCCGTTCTGAACCGCCTAGCTTAGAAAAAGTTCCCGAGTTACTTCTTTCGGTCCTACCTAAGAATCCATTCCAAACTCTGTTCACCGGCGATATGCTAGGAGTCGTTCTTCTAGGAATCCTAGTCGGCGTCGCATTACTTTCTCTGGGGGAAGAGACTGCTCGGCCGGTATTGGGATTAATTCAGGCAGTATTTAAAACCAGTATGGTATTCGTTGACTGGGCAATGATGCTAGCGCCGTTTGCGGTCTTCGGGTTGATCGCTCAGATTACCGCCAAAATCGGCTTTAATGTGTTAGTAAGTTTAGGAGTATACTTCCTGTCCGTTCTCGGAGGTTTGATCGCCGTTCTTCTACTGTATTCCGTAATTCTAATTCTTTTAGCTCGAAAGAACCCGATCTGGTTCTTTAAAAACGCCGGGGAACTCCAACTGTTAGCATTTTCCACTTCAAGCTCTGCAGCAGTCCTACCATTTACGCTAAAAACCGGCATCGAGAAAATGGGTGTCTCAAATAGAATCGCGGAGTTTATAATTCCGCTCGGAGCAACCATCAATATGGATGGGACCGCGCTTTACCAAGCAACAGCTACCGTCTTCCTAGCGCAGGTTTACGGAATCGATCTGACCCTAGCGCAGCTAGGCTTCATTATAATTGCCACCGTGATCGCATCGATCGGAACCCCTAGCACACCCGGGTTAGGGATCGTAATTTTAGCTTCCATCCTAACTGGGGTTGGAATTCCGACTGAGGGAATCGGAATTATCCTAGGGGTTGATAGGTTACTCGATATGTGCCGTACCACAGTAAACGTAACCGGAGATCTTGTGGCATGCAATGTCTTTCAAAAGTGGCAAAAACCGATTCGAAGTAATTCGTTTTGA
- a CDS encoding SpoIIE family protein phosphatase, with product MGLDTISWDLVLFNYYSFGSLLVTLTTFLLGSFFLTLKNKTVATTHLGIGFLLFTFFETGYFVAAFLYHPFASYHRWITGGFILPALTHFTQFLLRFPGNSNQRLARWVLIVEYSVIAIVVSFFIYLTSISENIYHFTAHHWDFNAYDASRYLAIVIAIESIVGFLIIPTWRVIVTKDKRRIALLMFTIGFLIAAIYPNISNVVSRDGAMERSTYMTSNVIFFVMAFSVLAIAFINNSAERTTFMVKIVGITLFTICLIMQALVYISSQEKDAEYDSLKMVNIERAIENGVKTKDIEYIIRWNDNKNSLLSGEYDKKIDLNLMQVEIDLQNVTIYEEIRNLDEKNFRSKLREVLEKTHTYFGGYKRQILEFVDQNTQLSDGELKAAILGGAEKWNKQAFIATNRLEGVVGGNFCKKGRSFIDSLGSESHKKEIFSHWSEDCLWDGKQLSDAQLREEVLRYFRYFKPSETRHYRRSRDGYGHYVAFMKFSPETLEMSEVGFSYLVYRQFMHPTAVKQTIILLIVIFVVLVLFPLFFKNSLVDPLNGLLAGVEKVNKGDLDVVVPVKVRDEIGFLADSFNAMVASIKQARRELQDYAENLEEKVKERTKEVQEKMEEVQRLKVQQDGDYFLTSLLAKPLFYNANKSKHVSTEFIIRQKKQFEFRGKHSDLGGDICVTGNLRLGRPDSFKRFTVAMNGDAMGKSMQGAGGALVMGVVMNSILARSAANNRILETTPEQWLGDIYHEIHSVFKSFNGSMVISACVYLVEDETGKCWYFNAEHPFTVLYRDGKASFIEEGLTLRKLGLDSEFDFKVHTLQLKKGDILILGSDGRDDVDLTPDETIRTINEDETLFLRHVEKAKANLEEIETEIRKTGELTDDLSLLKIEFQTEPKKDEIEDIFDDADHIDKALNTDSVYEEARKLYKTGHLEEALDLLKTGYMHDSANQKLNKLLGLLSFKGKDYATAVEVLNNYLGSDPDLHEYWFYLSIANKKMGKYDLALSASLKLLEVDPDNLSNLVNLADIYRLMEMYDRAEEYARKILQREPGNENAHKLIRLIERDR from the coding sequence ATGGGATTAGATACAATCTCTTGGGACTTGGTCCTATTTAACTATTATTCTTTTGGAAGTTTATTAGTCACTTTGACTACCTTCCTTCTCGGGAGTTTCTTTCTTACTTTAAAGAATAAAACGGTCGCTACGACCCATCTAGGAATCGGTTTCCTTCTTTTTACTTTTTTCGAAACGGGTTATTTCGTTGCCGCATTTTTGTATCACCCGTTCGCTTCCTATCATAGATGGATTACCGGCGGCTTTATTCTTCCGGCGCTGACCCATTTCACTCAGTTCCTACTTCGGTTTCCTGGAAATAGCAACCAACGATTAGCCCGCTGGGTTTTGATCGTGGAATACTCCGTAATTGCAATCGTAGTAAGTTTCTTCATCTATCTAACTTCCATTTCCGAAAACATTTATCACTTCACCGCGCATCATTGGGATTTTAATGCGTATGATGCGAGTCGATACTTGGCCATCGTGATCGCAATAGAATCCATCGTCGGATTTTTGATCATACCAACGTGGCGGGTCATCGTAACGAAAGATAAAAGAAGAATCGCTCTTTTGATGTTTACGATCGGATTTTTAATCGCCGCCATATATCCGAACATTTCGAACGTAGTAAGCCGAGACGGCGCGATGGAACGCTCGACTTATATGACATCGAACGTCATTTTCTTTGTCATGGCTTTTTCCGTTTTAGCTATCGCCTTCATCAATAATAGCGCGGAAAGAACCACGTTCATGGTTAAAATCGTTGGGATCACGCTCTTCACGATTTGTTTGATCATGCAGGCGCTCGTATACATATCCAGCCAAGAGAAGGACGCCGAATATGACAGCCTTAAAATGGTAAATATAGAACGGGCGATAGAGAATGGAGTAAAGACAAAAGATATAGAATATATTATCCGCTGGAACGATAATAAAAACAGTCTCCTTTCGGGCGAATACGACAAGAAAATCGATTTGAATCTTATGCAAGTGGAAATCGATCTTCAAAACGTCACTATATACGAAGAGATTCGTAATTTAGACGAAAAGAATTTTCGCTCAAAACTGCGGGAAGTATTAGAAAAAACTCATACATATTTCGGCGGTTACAAGAGACAAATTTTAGAATTCGTCGATCAAAACACGCAATTATCCGACGGCGAATTAAAGGCGGCAATTCTAGGCGGAGCGGAAAAATGGAATAAGCAAGCTTTTATAGCTACGAATCGTTTAGAAGGCGTTGTAGGCGGAAATTTTTGCAAAAAAGGGCGTTCTTTTATAGATTCTCTCGGCAGCGAATCTCATAAAAAGGAAATCTTCTCGCATTGGTCCGAGGACTGTCTTTGGGACGGGAAGCAACTTTCCGATGCGCAACTTCGAGAGGAAGTTCTCCGATATTTTCGCTATTTTAAACCTAGTGAGACACGCCATTATCGAAGGAGTCGGGACGGTTACGGTCATTACGTCGCTTTTATGAAATTCTCGCCCGAAACTCTGGAGATGAGCGAGGTGGGTTTTTCTTACCTGGTTTATCGTCAGTTTATGCATCCGACCGCCGTGAAGCAAACGATCATCTTGCTCATCGTGATTTTCGTCGTGCTGGTTCTCTTCCCTCTTTTCTTTAAGAATAGCTTGGTCGATCCGCTTAACGGGTTATTGGCCGGCGTAGAAAAGGTCAATAAGGGAGATTTAGATGTGGTAGTTCCGGTGAAGGTTCGGGATGAAATCGGATTTTTAGCGGATTCATTTAATGCGATGGTGGCGTCGATCAAACAGGCCCGCCGGGAACTGCAGGATTACGCCGAGAACCTAGAGGAGAAAGTTAAGGAGAGAACCAAAGAAGTACAGGAAAAGATGGAAGAAGTTCAACGTCTTAAAGTACAGCAAGACGGGGATTACTTCCTTACTTCTCTATTAGCAAAACCTTTATTTTACAATGCGAATAAATCCAAACATGTGTCGACCGAATTCATAATTCGTCAAAAGAAACAGTTTGAATTTAGGGGAAAACATTCTGATCTTGGCGGCGATATCTGCGTAACCGGAAATCTTCGTTTAGGTCGACCCGATTCTTTCAAAAGATTCACCGTAGCTATGAACGGGGATGCGATGGGAAAATCCATGCAAGGAGCGGGCGGCGCTCTCGTAATGGGAGTCGTGATGAATTCGATCCTCGCGCGTTCGGCAGCTAATAATAGAATTTTGGAAACGACTCCCGAGCAATGGCTTGGAGACATTTATCATGAAATTCATTCCGTATTTAAGTCGTTTAACGGTTCGATGGTAATTTCCGCCTGCGTCTATCTCGTTGAAGACGAAACGGGAAAATGTTGGTACTTTAACGCGGAGCATCCGTTTACCGTCCTATATAGAGACGGAAAGGCAAGTTTCATCGAAGAGGGACTTACCCTTAGGAAATTGGGTTTAGACTCCGAATTCGATTTTAAAGTACACACCCTCCAGTTGAAAAAAGGGGATATCCTCATTCTCGGCTCCGACGGTCGCGACGATGTGGATTTAACTCCGGATGAAACCATTCGGACGATCAATGAAGACGAAACGCTATTTCTAAGGCATGTGGAAAAAGCCAAAGCAAACCTGGAAGAAATCGAGACCGAGATCCGTAAAACCGGCGAATTAACCGACGACCTATCTCTTCTTAAAATCGAATTTCAAACCGAACCTAAGAAAGACGAGATAGAAGACATTTTCGATGATGCAGATCATATCGATAAGGCTCTCAATACCGATTCGGTTTACGAGGAAGCTCGAAAACTATATAAGACGGGTCACTTAGAAGAAGCGCTGGATCTTTTAAAAACCGGTTACATGCACGATAGTGCTAATCAGAAGTTGAATAAACTTTTGGGCCTGCTCAGTTTTAAAGGTAAGGATTACGCAACGGCAGTCGAAGTATTGAACAATTACTTGGGGTCCGATCCCGATCTGCACGAGTACTGGTTCTATCTGTCGATCGCAAATAAGAAAATGGGGAAATACGATCTAGCCCTTTCCGCCAGTTTGAAACTACTTGAAGTCGATCCTGATAATCTTTCCAATTTGGTTAATTTGGCGGACATATACAGATTGATGGAAATGTACGATCGCGCAGAAGAATACGCTCGGAAAATTTTACAACGCGAACCCGGAAATGAAAATGCGCATAAACTGATTCGGCTGATAGAGAGGGATCGCTGA
- a CDS encoding SpoIIE family protein phosphatase: protein MELLTILKEDFLLNYYSFGSLLAFLTVFLASLLFLFLKGRSSSTRHLALGALFLSFLWLGYFIAAIIYHPLAAYHRWMTVGFILPAILHLGQFLARYPQNTQPKVSTWLLIGMYFVAVIASIGFFYVTWNAPKKYHFTAHHWDFNAEKASRTIALIIGAFVLISFLIIPIWRMIVTKGRVRFAIAAFMVSMLVGGVIPALTNILSRDGVIERSTFLTSMVLLITLSIFLILVIFLNFSEEKTTFMIKIVGITFVTVMLIVQALVFISNQDKETEYDTKSIVNMERILEGGHQVPGMEYVVKWEGSDKPVDYSRYNQAFDLKLSQLETDFKNTELFERIKVLPEEGFRKQLEKNLVGTHEYFQGYKNSITDFLKKSPGLDGKELKEGLFKYLIGLNRSVFVASNKLDYIFPIDFCSEGKSYFKGSASDVSHFRDYILSKWKDCSLGGKDLLPGELKSEVLLYLRPFQPALSRHYRKSLDEHQHFVAYIHYDVEKDLTSELGYSYRGYREFMHPTSMKQTIILGIVLMVILFVFPLFFRQSLVAPLNRLLSGVEKVNLGSLDVQVPVEVKDEIGFLSDSFNNMVSSIRQARGELQDYAEHLADKVRERTRELSEKMEELQRLKVQQDGDYFLTSLLAKPLFYNANKSTKVKTEFILHQKKQFEFKGKRADLGGDICVTGNLRLGKENNFKRYTFAMNGDAMGKSMQGAGGSLVMGVVINSILARSAANDRVLDTGPEGWLTDTYREMQSVFKSFNGSMVISGTFLLIEEDTGRVWYFNAEHPFSVLYRDGRAGFVESGLTLRKIGLDSEYEFKVLTTNLVPGDVLIVGSDGKDDLDLTPEKEVRTINEDEMLFLQFVEKGEGDLVRIEEEIRGFGELTDDLSLLKIEYLPSGKESEEKEEDSYAGTGDWKSAYKNAKKDYQEGRVEEAIRSLDALYKTDPANTKVTKLLGLLSFKGKNYAKAVEVLSKYLGSDPDLTEYWYYLSLANRRIGHLDEAIAAAKKMEELQPDNGSNLVNLSDLYRQTEQFELAIDYARKALDRDPENENAIKLIRLIERDRSES, encoded by the coding sequence ATGGAATTATTAACGATCCTCAAAGAAGATTTTCTACTCAACTATTATTCATTCGGAAGTCTTTTAGCCTTTCTCACCGTATTCCTCGCCTCTCTGCTCTTTCTATTCTTAAAAGGTCGCTCCTCAAGCACGAGACATCTCGCTTTAGGAGCGTTATTTCTCTCTTTCTTATGGTTGGGTTACTTTATTGCGGCGATCATTTATCACCCATTAGCGGCGTACCATCGATGGATGACGGTCGGATTCATTTTACCGGCCATCTTACATTTGGGCCAGTTTCTTGCTCGATACCCTCAAAATACTCAGCCAAAAGTATCTACGTGGTTATTAATCGGTATGTATTTCGTAGCGGTAATCGCTTCGATCGGCTTCTTTTACGTAACTTGGAACGCCCCCAAAAAGTACCATTTTACCGCTCATCATTGGGATTTTAATGCGGAAAAAGCGTCTAGAACAATCGCTTTGATCATCGGGGCTTTTGTACTGATCTCTTTTTTAATTATTCCCATTTGGAGAATGATCGTAACGAAAGGAAGAGTCAGATTCGCAATTGCAGCTTTTATGGTTTCGATGTTGGTCGGAGGAGTTATTCCTGCCTTAACGAATATACTGAGTCGGGACGGAGTAATCGAACGATCGACATTTCTGACCTCTATGGTCCTTCTCATCACTCTTTCCATATTTTTAATACTAGTAATCTTCCTCAATTTTAGCGAAGAAAAAACGACATTCATGATTAAGATCGTCGGGATTACTTTCGTAACGGTGATGTTGATCGTGCAGGCACTGGTCTTCATATCCAACCAAGATAAAGAGACCGAATATGATACCAAGAGTATCGTAAATATGGAACGAATCTTGGAAGGTGGTCACCAAGTTCCCGGGATGGAATACGTCGTTAAGTGGGAAGGTTCGGACAAACCCGTAGATTATTCGCGATATAACCAAGCGTTCGATCTAAAACTTTCCCAATTAGAGACGGATTTTAAGAATACTGAGCTTTTTGAAAGGATTAAGGTTTTACCGGAAGAGGGTTTTCGAAAGCAGCTTGAAAAAAACTTGGTGGGGACCCACGAATATTTTCAAGGATACAAAAATTCCATTACGGATTTCTTAAAAAAAAGTCCCGGTTTGGACGGAAAGGAGTTAAAAGAAGGACTCTTTAAATATTTGATCGGACTCAACAGAAGCGTTTTCGTCGCTTCCAACAAGCTGGATTATATCTTTCCGATCGATTTTTGTTCGGAGGGGAAAAGTTATTTCAAAGGATCCGCTTCCGACGTATCTCATTTCCGGGATTATATTCTTTCTAAATGGAAAGATTGCTCGTTGGGAGGCAAAGACTTATTACCCGGGGAACTAAAGTCCGAAGTACTTTTGTATCTTAGACCGTTTCAGCCGGCTCTAAGCAGGCATTATCGTAAAAGTTTGGACGAGCATCAACACTTTGTGGCCTATATACACTACGATGTGGAAAAGGATTTAACGAGTGAACTCGGTTATTCTTATAGAGGTTATCGGGAATTCATGCACCCGACGTCCATGAAGCAAACGATTATTTTAGGAATCGTTTTGATGGTTATCTTATTCGTGTTTCCGTTGTTCTTCAGGCAGAGCTTAGTGGCGCCTTTAAATCGCTTATTGAGTGGAGTCGAAAAGGTAAATCTAGGAAGTCTCGATGTTCAAGTTCCGGTGGAAGTCAAGGATGAGATAGGTTTTTTATCGGATTCATTCAATAATATGGTCAGTTCGATTCGACAGGCCAGGGGCGAGCTCCAGGATTACGCGGAGCATCTTGCCGACAAAGTTCGTGAAAGAACGAGAGAACTTTCGGAAAAGATGGAAGAATTACAAAGGCTAAAAGTTCAGCAGGACGGAGATTACTTCCTGACTTCGCTTCTTGCAAAACCTTTATTTTACAACGCCAATAAATCGACCAAAGTTAAGACCGAATTTATTTTGCATCAAAAGAAACAGTTCGAATTTAAAGGCAAGCGGGCCGATCTGGGCGGGGATATTTGCGTTACAGGTAATTTACGGCTCGGTAAGGAGAATAATTTCAAACGATATACCTTTGCCATGAACGGCGACGCCATGGGAAAATCCATGCAGGGCGCCGGCGGCTCGTTGGTTATGGGAGTCGTAATTAACTCGATATTGGCTCGTTCGGCGGCAAACGACAGAGTACTAGACACCGGTCCCGAAGGATGGTTAACCGACACCTATCGTGAGATGCAATCCGTATTCAAATCCTTTAATGGTTCGATGGTGATATCGGGGACCTTTCTTTTGATCGAAGAAGATACAGGTAGAGTCTGGTACTTTAATGCCGAACACCCTTTCTCGGTTCTCTATCGTGACGGTAGAGCTGGCTTTGTGGAGAGCGGCCTTACGTTGCGAAAAATCGGTTTAGATTCGGAATACGAATTTAAAGTTTTAACGACAAATCTGGTCCCGGGGGACGTGCTTATCGTCGGCTCCGACGGGAAGGACGATTTGGACTTAACCCCCGAAAAAGAAGTTAGAACAATTAACGAAGATGAGATGCTATTTCTCCAGTTTGTCGAAAAAGGAGAAGGAGATCTTGTACGAATCGAGGAAGAGATTCGCGGTTTTGGAGAACTGACGGATGATCTTTCCTTGTTGAAGATCGAGTATTTACCGTCCGGGAAAGAATCCGAAGAAAAGGAAGAGGATTCTTATGCGGGTACGGGAGATTGGAAGTCGGCATATAAGAATGCCAAAAAGGATTATCAAGAAGGTAGAGTCGAAGAGGCAATCAGATCTCTTGACGCGCTCTATAAGACGGATCCTGCGAATACGAAAGTAACCAAATTGCTCGGGTTACTTAGTTTTAAGGGAAAGAATTACGCAAAAGCCGTGGAAGTTCTTAGCAAGTATCTCGGCTCGGATCCCGATTTGACAGAATATTGGTATTACCTATCACTGGCTAATCGGAGAATCGGACATCTGGACGAAGCGATTGCTGCCGCAAAAAAAATGGAAGAACTGCAACCGGATAACGGTAGTAATTTAGTTAATCT